The Streptococcaceae bacterium ESL0687 genome has a segment encoding these proteins:
- a CDS encoding glycosyltransferase family 2 protein, which yields MKNDPKIASIIVTFNRKDLLIEAVEAMKNQTLKPSNIIIIDNNSTDGTFEELEKNNLLGGNVIYKKLDENIGGAGGFSAGVKYALDNLEFDWLSLSDDDAIYDLNYFENLFSNEDEYSEYGGLCGKVQFPDGEVQMEQRRNVTNPNILLSEPVAPETKADIDLASFCGLVVNRDVVEKIGLPREDFFIWMDDTEYSLRIRKEAKILYNPLAFINHKTAKPAPASAGPTKLNWKNYYGYRNSLVTGWAHAENKMVFSLVNLKNYSKIIFGKLRRGDKDSAKVVFTSTVDAIRGNMGISEKYRP from the coding sequence ATGAAAAATGATCCAAAAATAGCTTCAATCATAGTAACTTTCAACAGGAAGGACCTACTTATTGAAGCAGTTGAAGCAATGAAAAATCAAACACTAAAGCCGTCAAATATCATTATTATCGATAATAATTCGACTGATGGAACCTTTGAAGAATTAGAAAAAAATAACCTACTTGGTGGAAATGTAATCTATAAAAAATTAGATGAAAACATCGGGGGAGCTGGTGGATTTAGCGCTGGAGTTAAGTATGCCCTTGATAATTTAGAATTTGACTGGCTATCACTATCAGATGATGATGCCATCTACGACTTAAATTATTTTGAAAATCTCTTCTCAAATGAGGACGAGTATAGTGAATACGGCGGTCTTTGTGGTAAGGTTCAATTCCCAGACGGGGAAGTTCAAATGGAGCAAAGAAGAAATGTCACTAATCCCAATATCCTTCTTTCTGAGCCAGTGGCCCCTGAAACCAAGGCAGATATTGATTTAGCAAGTTTCTGTGGTCTAGTTGTAAATAGGGATGTTGTTGAAAAGATTGGCTTACCAAGAGAAGACTTTTTCATTTGGATGGATGATACAGAATACAGCCTAAGAATTAGAAAAGAAGCAAAAATTTTGTATAATCCTTTAGCCTTTATTAACCATAAAACTGCTAAACCTGCACCTGCTTCTGCTGGACCAACTAAATTAAACTGGAAAAACTACTATGGTTATAGGAATAGTCTAGTAACAGGTTGGGCTCATGCAGAGAACAAGATGGTCTTTTCTTTAGTTAACCTAAAAAACTATTCAAAGATTATTTTTGGTAAATTAAGACGTGGTGATAAGGATTCAGCTAAGGTTGTATTTACTAGTACTGTTGATGCCATAAGAGGAAATATGGGAATAAGCGAGAAATATCGTCCTTAA
- a CDS encoding GntR family transcriptional regulator, producing the protein MNQVTELFLSYLDLKLDKSLHEIVYDAFYKMIITGKIPAGTRINEKQISVHSNISRTPIRQALKQLESEKLIAYGLGNKNGAVVLGITRKDVHEIFTIRRSFETLAAIEASKKMSEKDFSELYRLVLEAEDLYDLDDFAGIRSNFRDFNNFIFEKARIFRIQNILETLEVYQLYFYEITTKCKERTLDVIRNHQKIYALMLDGDEKGLESLIDDYLKLSSDFIASAIDDKEVKRI; encoded by the coding sequence ATGAATCAAGTGACTGAACTATTCTTATCTTATCTAGATTTAAAGCTGGATAAGTCATTGCATGAAATCGTTTATGATGCCTTTTATAAGATGATAATTACGGGGAAAATTCCAGCAGGAACTAGGATAAATGAAAAACAAATTTCCGTCCACTCTAATATATCACGAACTCCAATCAGACAGGCTTTAAAGCAGTTGGAGTCTGAGAAGTTAATAGCCTACGGGCTTGGGAACAAAAATGGAGCTGTCGTTCTTGGAATAACCAGAAAAGATGTTCATGAGATTTTCACAATTAGAAGATCATTTGAAACACTTGCAGCCATTGAGGCTAGTAAAAAAATGTCTGAAAAAGATTTTTCAGAACTTTATAGGCTTGTCCTTGAAGCTGAAGATCTATATGACCTAGACGATTTTGCAGGAATCAGAAGTAATTTTAGGGATTTTAATAATTTTATTTTTGAGAAGGCAAGAATTTTTAGGATTCAAAATATTCTTGAGACCTTAGAGGTCTACCAGTTGTATTTTTATGAAATTACAACCAAATGCAAGGAAAGAACTTTGGATGTTATCAGAAATCATCAAAAAATTTATGCTCTAATGCTTGATGGTGATGAAAAAGGACTTGAATCTTTGATTGATGACTATCTTAAACTGAGTTCAGATTTTATAGCAAGTGCTATAGATGACAAGGAAGTAAAGAGAATTTAA
- a CDS encoding phosphodiester glycosidase family protein — MDEVMAKYPNSLIMNASGFNMETGVIAGFQINNGELIRDWKSGDSLQYAFVINKDGSCKIYDSRTPASEIIANGGQQSYDFGSAIIRDGVIQPSDGSVDWKIHMFIANDKKNNLYAILSDTNAGYSNIMNAVSNLGLENMLLLDGGGSSQISVNGQVIVASQDNRAVPDYIVMR; from the coding sequence ATGGATGAGGTTATGGCCAAGTATCCAAACTCATTGATTATGAATGCTTCAGGTTTTAATATGGAAACAGGGGTAATTGCAGGTTTCCAAATTAACAACGGGGAATTAATCAGGGACTGGAAATCAGGTGACAGCCTGCAATATGCCTTTGTAATTAATAAGGACGGATCATGTAAAATCTATGACTCAAGAACACCAGCAAGTGAAATTATTGCAAATGGTGGCCAGCAGTCCTATGATTTTGGATCAGCCATTATCCGCGACGGGGTGATTCAGCCAAGTGATGGATCTGTGGACTGGAAAATTCACATGTTTATTGCCAATGATAAAAAGAACAATTTATATGCTATCTTAAGTGATACTAATGCTGGATATTCAAATATCATGAATGCTGTATCTAATCTGGGGTTAGAAAATATGCTGCTTCTTGATGGAGGCGGATCAAGTCAGATATCAGTTAATGGACAGGTAATTGTTGCCAGTCAAGATAATAGAGCTGTTCCAGATTACATCGTTATGAGATAA
- a CDS encoding LCP family protein: MFNKRNHYSDRRRSRRYPKRHTGLKVFFSLLLIILIFLGSASFIIYRNVDAVFANSYKTFPQTTDINFKDSEAFTTLIIESGRNNSTNIAYAAVLASTNAKSKQTTFMNFPVFALMPNQKTITEAYNTGGDEGVIQMVSDLIKVPINKVVQIDVNNMGTVVQATGGITMENPKAFNANGYKFQQGTVTLQTADQVQAYLTQVDDADFDSSVKRIQNVSMELYGNIQKIASSKKLQNINYYRNILDALSSITKSDISLKDAKEIALNYNKGLINTSKLNLHTVTENDTKIVTQEELDSVKNMFVQSMK, from the coding sequence ATGTTTAACAAACGAAATCACTACTCTGATAGAAGACGCAGCAGAAGATACCCTAAAAGACACACTGGTTTAAAAGTATTCTTTAGCCTACTTTTGATTATCCTTATCTTCCTTGGGTCAGCTTCTTTTATCATCTATAGGAATGTCGATGCTGTTTTCGCAAACTCTTATAAGACTTTCCCTCAAACAACCGATATCAACTTTAAGGATTCTGAGGCCTTTACAACCCTAATTATTGAAAGTGGACGAAATAATTCTACCAATATTGCCTATGCTGCTGTTTTGGCTTCAACAAATGCCAAAAGCAAGCAAACAACCTTTATGAATTTTCCGGTCTTTGCCCTTATGCCCAACCAAAAGACAATAACCGAAGCTTATAATACTGGTGGCGATGAGGGAGTCATTCAAATGGTCTCTGATCTCATCAAAGTTCCAATTAACAAGGTCGTTCAAATTGATGTAAACAATATGGGTACTGTTGTTCAGGCAACTGGTGGAATTACCATGGAAAATCCTAAGGCCTTCAATGCTAACGGCTATAAATTCCAACAAGGTACTGTGACCCTACAGACTGCAGACCAAGTTCAAGCTTACCTAACACAGGTTGATGATGCAGACTTTGATTCATCAGTTAAGAGAATTCAAAATGTTTCAATGGAGCTATATGGTAACATTCAAAAAATTGCTAGCAGTAAAAAATTACAAAATATTAACTACTACCGCAATATTTTAGATGCCCTTTCAAGCATTACTAAATCAGATATTAGCTTAAAAGATGCCAAAGAAATTGCCCTTAACTACAACAAGGGACTAATTAATACAAGTAAATTAAATCTACATACAGTAACTGAAAATGATACTAAAATTGTAACCCAAGAGGAACTTGATTCAGTTAAAAATATGTTTGTCCAATCAATGAAATAA